TCCAGATCTGGCGCATCGCCTGGCGCACGGTCTCCTGGGTTTTCCATGGCTGGCCGAGGAAGTTGTACAGCCAGGGCGCGGCCATGGACGGCTCGTTGTCCAGCTCGGCGTGCAGCGGGCCCGACTTGGTCACGGCCCACGCACCATCGGGTTTGCGGAAGAACGCATCCAGACGCGCGATGCTGGCCTCGCGGCCACCCAGCGCCTGGAACAGCCCGGCCGGATCGAACGGCACCATCCACAGGTACTGCGCGCCGCTGCCTTCGACGAAGCCATCGTCGGCGGCCGGGTCGAACGCCGGCCAACTGCCATCCGCGTTACGCGGCTGGATGTAGCCCTGCTGCGCGGTAGCCTTGGGGTTGTAGAGATTGCGCCACCAGCCGGAGCGCTCGCGGAACTGCCGTGCGCCCTGCGCATCGCCGGCGGCGAGGGCGAGTTCGGACAGGCCGAAATCAGCGCTGACCATTTCCAGCGTATCGGCCGCACTGCCCCAGCCCGGCGCCCCTTCCGGCATGTACTTCAGTGCCAGCCACTGGTCCAGGCCCGGGCGCTGGCCCACGCACAGCACCGGGCAACCGCGCGTGTCGAGGTCGCGCGCGGTGGGTACGGTGGCCGCCTTCTTCAGCGATGCGTAGGCGCGCTGCAGATCGAAGCTGCGCCCACCGAAGGCATGGATGGCCGCTACCGACGGCGGTGACGGATCGCCGTTCATCACCCCGGTAGTCCCGGTGATGTGGGTCCAGCGATCCCAGACGCCGCCGTTCTGGTCGGCCTGGTTGAGCAGCGACTGCGCCACGTCCGAGCCCACCTGCGGCTGCAGCAACGTCAGCAGCTGCAGCTGCGAACGGTACACATCCCAACCCGAGTAGTTGGCGTACTGCGCCTGCTGCCGCTTGGCCAGGCCATGCACCTGGCCGTCCATGCCGCGGTAACGGCCATCGACGTCGCTGTGCAGGTTGGGCGCCAGCATGGCGTGGTACAGCGCAGTGTAGAACACGGTGCGCTCATCGGCCGTGCCGCCCTGCACCCGCACCTGGCCCAGCAGTTCGTTCCACTTCGCACGCGTGGCGGCCTGGGTTGCAGCCAGGGTCGTGCCCTGCGGACTCTCTCGGCGCAGGTTGGCCCGCGCGCCGGCTTCATCCACGTACGAGATACCGATGCGTGCGGTCACCCGCGGCGTGCGCTTGGCGTCGAAACTGATCCAGCCACCTGCGCCCTTGCCTGCCGGTGGATGGCCCTTGCTGCCATAGGTGGTGCCACCGCCGCCCTCGCGCGCGCCGGCCTGCACGGTGTCATCGCGCCAGGTGCCCCCCACCTCGAACGGCTGGTCGAACTCGGCGACGAAATGCAGGGTGTAATAGCTCTCGCGGCGATCCTCGGCCAGGTAGCCACAGAAGTTGCCGCTGGTGACCGAACCGCGCACGGTGCGCGTGGCCGGGTCGATGATGATCGTTGAATCGCTGCTGCCCACTTCGCTGTCGGAGGTGCGGAACAGCAGGTTGGCGGGCTTGTCCGCCGGGAACTGGAACTGGCCCACGGCCGTGCGCGCCGTGGCTGCCAGGCTGACGGCCACGCCGTTGTCCAGGGTGAG
Above is a genomic segment from Stenotrophomonas sp. ESTM1D_MKCIP4_1 containing:
- a CDS encoding GH92 family glycosyl hydrolase, with the protein product MSRSLLVVVSAVLTLSPLPLLAARAPAQDLAAEVNPFIGTTNAGNVYPGPTVPFGMVAFSPEMTALPGKRFPIAAPGGYEWRSNGVRGFSLTHVNGTGCTGASGDIPLMPVTLPVELSPSSADAGMRYTSLLDHAKEAASPGAYTLTLDNGVAVSLAATARTAVGQFQFPADKPANLLFRTSDSEVGSSDSTIIIDPATRTVRGSVTSGNFCGYLAEDRRESYYTLHFVAEFDQPFEVGGTWRDDTVQAGAREGGGGTTYGSKGHPPAGKGAGGWISFDAKRTPRVTARIGISYVDEAGARANLRRESPQGTTLAATQAATRAKWNELLGQVRVQGGTADERTVFYTALYHAMLAPNLHSDVDGRYRGMDGQVHGLAKRQQAQYANYSGWDVYRSQLQLLTLLQPQVGSDVAQSLLNQADQNGGVWDRWTHITGTTGVMNGDPSPPSVAAIHAFGGRSFDLQRAYASLKKAATVPTARDLDTRGCPVLCVGQRPGLDQWLALKYMPEGAPGWGSAADTLEMVSADFGLSELALAAGDAQGARQFRERSGWWRNLYNPKATAQQGYIQPRNADGSWPAFDPAADDGFVEGSGAQYLWMVPFDPAGLFQALGGREASIARLDAFFRKPDGAWAVTKSGPLHAELDNEPSMAAPWLYNFLGQPWKTQETVRQAMRQIWTNTPEGMPGNDDLGQMSSWYVWSALGLYPVYPGRADLVIGSPLFTEAVITRPGAKIVVRARGAAMDAPYVQSLKVDGKASNASWLPASFVQRGGTLDFELGATKNEQWGAQEVPPSHGP